From the Maioricimonas rarisocia genome, one window contains:
- a CDS encoding aldo/keto reductase — translation MTKRQLGQSDLWVSPVAMGCWPIAGITSINVTEKESQATLEAAVDAGINFFDTAYSYGYDGESERLIGRALGHRRDEVVIATKCGQRWGPDRQRVRDGSPERIHQDCDESLRRLGTDRIDLYYLHAPDPDVPIEDSAGALRELLEAGKIRAVGVSNFHRIEQYEAFHAVCPITANQPHYNMLQREIEEDRLPWCRDHDVSVCVYWPLMKGFLAGKLSRDHQWDPKDGRQKYPIFQGEEWTKTHDFLDRLRPIAARAGHTLAQLAVAWVIQRPGITAALCGAKRPDQIRETAAAMDWQLSPHDLAEIDAAIAERGPIPSQPAL, via the coding sequence CGAAAAGGAGAGTCAGGCGACGCTCGAAGCCGCGGTGGATGCAGGCATCAACTTCTTCGATACTGCTTACAGCTACGGGTACGACGGCGAAAGCGAACGGTTGATCGGCCGGGCGCTCGGACATCGGCGGGACGAAGTTGTCATCGCGACCAAGTGCGGTCAACGCTGGGGCCCGGATCGGCAGCGCGTGCGCGACGGGAGTCCTGAACGCATCCATCAGGACTGCGATGAGTCACTGCGTCGACTGGGAACCGACCGCATCGATCTGTACTATCTGCACGCCCCCGACCCCGATGTCCCGATCGAGGATTCCGCCGGTGCGCTTCGGGAACTGCTCGAGGCCGGCAAGATCCGGGCGGTCGGCGTCTCGAACTTCCACCGGATCGAGCAGTACGAAGCGTTTCATGCGGTCTGTCCGATCACGGCGAACCAGCCGCATTACAACATGCTTCAGCGAGAGATCGAAGAAGATCGATTGCCCTGGTGTCGGGACCATGACGTCTCCGTCTGTGTCTACTGGCCACTGATGAAGGGTTTTCTCGCGGGCAAACTGTCCCGCGACCATCAGTGGGACCCGAAAGACGGCCGGCAGAAGTACCCGATCTTCCAGGGAGAGGAATGGACGAAGACGCACGACTTTCTGGATCGACTCCGCCCGATTGCGGCTCGGGCTGGCCACACGCTGGCCCAACTGGCGGTGGCGTGGGTGATTCAGCGTCCGGGAATTACCGCCGCATTGTGCGGAGCCAAGCGACCGGATCAGATCCGCGAGACCGCCGCGGCAATGGATTGGCAGCTCAGCCCGCACGACCTTGCGGAAATTGACGCAGCGATTGCCGAGCGGGGTCCGATCCCGTCCCAACCGGCCCTGTAG
- the hisS gene encoding histidine--tRNA ligase: MIKAQTLKGFRDYLPDAAMAREHIIDVARRVYRSYGFSPIDTPALEYSEILLGKGSDETDKQMFRFRDQGDRDVAMRFDLTIPFARFAAQHLADIGTPFKRYHIGTVWRAEKPQKGRFREFMQCDFDTIGTDANAADIETLLVIHDLLEQIGIERFTIRVNHRQLLNGLLEKIGLADRSVGVLRALDKLPKIGRDKVLAEMTGDVGADEAAAAQVLDFAELSGSPEEVLSKVESLVTGSERGLDGVNRLRELFATVRTAGIDAGRVQLDVSIARGLDYYTGTIYETFLDDLPKIGSVCSGGRYDNLAGLFTKQPLPGVGASLGLDRLLAALQELGVLETTTTPANVLVTLFDKDHLADYIRIGRVLRQAGIATEVYPLFRPLKKQFQYADRKGFKALVVAGGDEFDAGVWTVKNLASGEQQQVREADIAEAIRGISG, encoded by the coding sequence CTGATCAAGGCGCAGACACTCAAGGGGTTTCGTGACTATCTGCCGGATGCGGCAATGGCGCGAGAACACATCATCGACGTGGCCAGGCGGGTCTACCGCAGCTACGGATTCAGCCCCATCGATACGCCCGCCCTCGAGTACAGCGAGATTCTGCTCGGCAAGGGAAGCGACGAAACCGACAAACAGATGTTCCGCTTCCGGGACCAGGGAGATCGGGACGTCGCGATGCGGTTCGACCTGACCATCCCGTTTGCGCGGTTCGCAGCCCAGCACCTCGCGGACATCGGCACACCGTTCAAGCGGTACCACATCGGCACCGTCTGGCGTGCCGAGAAGCCGCAGAAGGGGCGGTTCCGGGAGTTCATGCAGTGTGACTTCGACACGATCGGGACCGATGCCAACGCCGCGGACATCGAAACCTTGCTGGTGATCCACGACCTGCTCGAACAGATCGGCATCGAGAGATTCACGATCCGGGTCAACCACCGGCAGCTGCTCAACGGGCTGCTGGAGAAGATCGGCCTGGCGGACCGGTCGGTCGGCGTGCTGCGGGCGCTCGACAAGCTTCCCAAAATTGGCCGCGACAAGGTGCTGGCCGAGATGACCGGCGACGTCGGGGCCGACGAAGCGGCGGCGGCTCAGGTACTCGATTTCGCGGAACTGAGCGGTTCGCCCGAAGAGGTTCTCAGCAAAGTTGAGTCGCTCGTCACAGGCAGCGAACGGGGCCTGGACGGTGTAAACCGCCTGCGGGAGCTGTTCGCCACGGTGAGGACAGCCGGCATCGATGCCGGTCGCGTCCAGCTGGACGTGTCGATCGCCCGGGGGCTCGATTACTACACCGGCACGATCTACGAAACGTTCCTGGACGATCTGCCGAAGATCGGCAGCGTCTGTTCAGGGGGCCGCTACGACAACCTGGCCGGGCTGTTCACCAAGCAGCCGCTGCCCGGCGTCGGCGCGAGTCTGGGACTGGACCGCCTGCTGGCCGCATTGCAGGAACTGGGCGTGCTGGAGACAACCACCACGCCCGCCAACGTACTCGTGACGTTGTTCGACAAGGATCACCTGGCCGACTACATCCGAATTGGTCGGGTGCTCCGCCAGGCAGGGATTGCCACGGAGGTCTACCCGCTGTTTCGTCCTCTCAAAAAGCAGTTCCAGTATGCCGACCGCAAGGGGTTCAAGGCGCTTGTGGTGGCAGGCGGCGACGAGTTTGACGCAGGGGTGTGGACGGTCAAGAACCTGGCCAGCGGCGAGCAGCAGCAGGTCCGGGAGGCTGACATCGCGGAGGCCATTCGCGGCATCAGCGGCTGA
- a CDS encoding HYExAFE family protein: MRSNHYDVAFEAFLRDLRQPYVFVDEARRAQLHSASLKSMDFVVYSARGRNLLVDVKGRRYPSGGDGGHRWENWATDDDVESLLNWEQVFGTDFRAVFVFAYEIVSPDRIGDHQQVWEFRRRSYAFYGVWVDEFAERMRTRSASWETVGLRSADFRELRQPFRELL; this comes from the coding sequence ATGCGTTCGAATCATTACGACGTCGCCTTTGAGGCGTTTCTGCGCGACCTGCGGCAGCCGTATGTCTTCGTGGACGAAGCACGACGGGCGCAGCTGCATTCCGCCTCGCTGAAGTCGATGGACTTTGTCGTGTATTCGGCGCGGGGACGGAATCTGCTGGTCGACGTGAAAGGCCGGCGTTATCCTTCCGGAGGCGACGGCGGCCACCGTTGGGAGAATTGGGCGACGGACGACGATGTCGAAAGCCTGCTGAACTGGGAGCAGGTGTTCGGAACTGATTTCCGGGCCGTGTTCGTCTTCGCCTACGAGATCGTTTCGCCGGACCGGATCGGCGATCATCAGCAGGTGTGGGAGTTCCGGCGGCGGTCATACGCGTTCTACGGCGTCTGGGTCGACGAATTTGCCGAACGAATGCGGACCCGTTCTGCCAGCTGGGAGACGGTCGGATTGAGATCGGCCGACTTTCGGGAACTACGGCAGCCATTTCGAGAGCTTCTCTAG
- a CDS encoding beta-ketoacyl-[acyl-carrier-protein] synthase family protein produces the protein MPQLADQTPGDAIVVTGIGMVTPLGGSRETGWQALVSGKRACRQLTPDELEERGWPDGSRGEWPGALAVFSPDERGNGRVVGMALQAAGEAVADAAWNPAGDTLAAERTGCVIGTSKGDFFAASRQFQDLTPSGTPDLAAADWLACWPHAAATAVAQQFDARGPLLCPVAACATGLVSLIRGADLIRNGACDVVIAGSSDAALHPALQACYRRMGVLARGDQPVESRCRPFDRDRSGFIAGEGAAILVLERRSHAEARGARIDAEWLGACMAADPAGITQLDPGADGLTYCIRSVLRQAGTTAESVDYVGLHGTATVPNDRSETRAIRQALGPVADSVRCSSLKGSIGHLLGAAGSVETAATVLAMRDSVAPPTVNLDTADPECDLDYTPGNAATGEIRTALKLSLGFGGHVAAVLLGQP, from the coding sequence ATGCCGCAGTTGGCAGATCAGACTCCCGGCGACGCGATCGTCGTGACCGGCATCGGAATGGTGACGCCACTGGGGGGCAGCCGCGAAACAGGCTGGCAGGCTCTGGTCTCCGGAAAACGGGCCTGCCGGCAGCTGACTCCCGACGAGCTCGAAGAACGTGGCTGGCCGGACGGATCTCGCGGGGAGTGGCCCGGAGCCCTCGCCGTCTTCTCTCCCGACGAACGCGGAAACGGTCGTGTTGTCGGCATGGCCCTGCAGGCCGCCGGCGAAGCAGTTGCCGACGCTGCATGGAATCCCGCCGGCGATACCCTTGCCGCCGAGCGGACCGGCTGCGTCATCGGCACGAGCAAGGGGGACTTCTTTGCCGCATCGCGTCAGTTCCAGGACCTGACTCCTTCTGGAACTCCCGACTTGGCGGCCGCAGACTGGCTCGCCTGCTGGCCGCACGCCGCAGCGACGGCAGTGGCTCAGCAGTTCGACGCCCGGGGTCCCCTGCTGTGCCCGGTCGCCGCCTGCGCGACGGGGCTGGTGAGTCTCATTCGCGGTGCCGATCTGATCCGCAATGGCGCGTGCGACGTCGTCATTGCCGGCAGCAGCGATGCGGCCCTGCATCCGGCACTGCAGGCCTGTTACCGGAGGATGGGAGTCCTCGCTCGAGGTGATCAGCCGGTGGAAAGCCGCTGCCGTCCGTTCGATCGCGACCGCAGCGGATTCATTGCGGGAGAGGGAGCGGCCATCCTGGTGCTCGAGCGCCGATCGCACGCAGAAGCTCGCGGTGCCCGCATCGACGCCGAATGGCTGGGAGCCTGCATGGCGGCGGACCCGGCAGGCATCACGCAGCTCGATCCCGGCGCGGACGGACTGACGTACTGCATCCGTTCCGTGCTGCGGCAGGCAGGAACGACCGCGGAGTCTGTCGACTATGTGGGGCTGCACGGAACCGCAACGGTCCCGAACGACCGGTCCGAGACCCGGGCGATCCGGCAGGCTTTGGGACCGGTGGCCGATTCGGTCCGCTGTTCGAGCCTGAAGGGAAGCATCGGCCACTTGCTGGGGGCGGCCGGTAGTGTCGAGACCGCGGCGACAGTCCTCGCGATGCGGGACAGTGTCGCTCCGCCGACCGTCAATCTCGACACGGCCGATCCGGAGTGCGACCTCGACTACACGCCGGGAAATGCAGCGACCGGTGAGATCCGGACCGCGCTGAAGCTGTCACTCGGCTTCGGCGGACACGTCGCGGCGGTCCTGCTCGGCCAGCCGTGA
- a CDS encoding HD-GYP domain-containing protein produces MTLLSTPAIRDLERFLSIPAPAPVTSGPLEPEKIARQLTELTGLPFCEANLWTGELSSGPQADLFPKLPENVRSELQAAGKPSIVEADNGLIFYGVPLYDLRDPNHWSVGFVPRESASLPPELVVEATRQNWSTAEWDEWRTALPDRSSPKLIHRLILLAAGSLQEEISHHRREQEADDLARELDSVYEEISLLHMLAGNLSVSLESNELGRLCLSRIRDCVAASGCAVLLAGETEKRDWSQSGNLPFGAGDWGVLETHFEDHDWSTPFVKNQLESTTLGADFPGLRSLVVAAVRANGRRIGFVIACNARSGEFGSIEASLLNSVAMIISTHSCNLALFREQDEMLLSFVKSLVTTLDAKDSYTRGHSQRVALIAHRIARQLRLTEQETDAIYLSGLLHDIGKVGINDSILKKPGRLTDEEFALIQRHPVIGYDILSGLKKLQHILPGVRHHHESFNGTGYPDRLAGHEIPLMARVLAVADAFDAMGSNRSYRQGMPIERIETILHEGAGTQWDPVVVRAYFESRSDIHRIANEELTIDRLTDLAPRV; encoded by the coding sequence ATGACGCTGCTCAGCACACCGGCCATCCGTGATCTCGAACGCTTCCTGAGCATTCCCGCTCCGGCGCCGGTGACGTCCGGTCCGCTGGAGCCCGAGAAGATTGCCAGACAGCTGACGGAACTGACCGGCCTGCCGTTCTGCGAGGCCAACCTGTGGACGGGTGAACTCTCCAGCGGCCCCCAGGCGGATCTCTTCCCGAAACTCCCGGAGAACGTCCGGAGTGAACTGCAGGCGGCCGGCAAGCCTTCCATCGTCGAGGCAGACAACGGGCTCATCTTCTACGGCGTGCCGCTGTACGACCTGCGAGATCCGAATCACTGGTCGGTCGGATTTGTGCCCCGCGAATCCGCCAGCCTGCCACCTGAACTTGTGGTCGAGGCCACGCGGCAGAACTGGTCCACCGCAGAATGGGATGAGTGGCGCACTGCCCTGCCGGATCGTTCGTCGCCGAAGCTGATTCACCGCCTGATCCTGCTGGCTGCCGGCAGCCTGCAGGAAGAAATCTCGCACCACCGCCGGGAACAGGAAGCGGACGACCTCGCCCGCGAACTCGATTCGGTCTACGAAGAGATCAGCCTGCTGCACATGCTGGCGGGCAATCTCAGCGTTTCGCTCGAGTCGAACGAACTGGGGCGACTGTGTCTTTCGCGAATCCGCGACTGCGTCGCCGCAAGCGGTTGTGCGGTTCTCCTGGCGGGTGAGACCGAGAAGCGGGACTGGTCACAGTCCGGCAACCTGCCCTTCGGGGCGGGGGACTGGGGAGTCCTCGAAACGCATTTCGAGGACCACGACTGGTCGACGCCGTTCGTCAAGAATCAGCTTGAATCGACGACGCTGGGGGCGGATTTCCCCGGACTGCGTTCGCTTGTGGTTGCGGCGGTTCGCGCGAACGGTCGACGCATCGGCTTTGTCATTGCCTGCAATGCCCGCTCCGGCGAGTTCGGATCGATCGAGGCGAGTCTGCTCAACTCGGTTGCGATGATCATCAGCACGCACTCCTGTAATCTCGCGCTCTTCCGCGAGCAGGACGAAATGCTGCTCAGCTTCGTCAAATCGCTGGTGACGACGCTCGACGCCAAGGACAGCTACACCCGCGGTCACAGCCAGCGCGTGGCACTCATCGCCCACCGGATCGCCCGCCAGCTGCGGCTGACGGAACAGGAAACCGACGCGATCTACCTCTCCGGCCTGCTGCACGACATCGGCAAGGTTGGGATCAACGATTCGATTCTCAAGAAGCCCGGCCGGCTGACCGACGAAGAGTTCGCTCTGATTCAGCGGCACCCGGTGATCGGCTACGACATCCTGTCCGGACTGAAGAAACTTCAGCACATCCTTCCGGGCGTGCGGCACCACCACGAGTCGTTCAATGGCACGGGCTACCCGGATCGACTCGCCGGTCACGAGATTCCGCTGATGGCACGCGTCCTGGCGGTTGCCGACGCGTTCGACGCAATGGGCAGCAACCGATCCTATCGCCAGGGGATGCCGATCGAACGGATCGAGACGATCCTGCACGAAGGGGCCGGCACGCAGTGGGACCCGGTCGTCGTTCGAGCCTACTTCGAGAGCCGGTCCGACATTCACCGGATCGCCAACGAAGAGCTGACGATCGATCGCCTGACCGATCTGGCGCCCCGCGTCTGA
- a CDS encoding SDR family oxidoreductase has protein sequence MADQDRRRVVLTGVSRGLGRAMVDRFVEAGCEVFGCARSEETVLEIAREYGAPHDFACVDVTDDRAVGRWTERLISSGKVPDLLINNAGLINSSRVLWKVPADEFAEVVDVNVKGVFHVIRHFLPAMIEQGRGVVVNFSSGWGRSVSPEVAPYCATKFAVEGLTLALAEELPQGLAAVALNPGVIATDMLRSCFGPSAEHYPSPEEWSQRAAPFLLSLGPQNNGESLTAPA, from the coding sequence ATGGCTGATCAGGATCGACGTCGCGTAGTTCTGACTGGTGTCTCCCGCGGTCTCGGCCGCGCGATGGTGGATCGGTTCGTCGAGGCGGGGTGTGAAGTCTTCGGCTGCGCCCGCTCCGAAGAAACCGTTCTTGAAATCGCCCGGGAGTACGGGGCCCCGCACGACTTTGCATGTGTGGACGTGACCGACGACCGGGCTGTTGGACGCTGGACGGAACGGCTGATTTCCAGCGGGAAAGTGCCGGATCTGCTCATCAACAATGCCGGGCTCATCAACTCCAGTCGTGTCCTCTGGAAAGTTCCCGCCGATGAGTTCGCCGAAGTCGTCGACGTCAACGTCAAGGGAGTCTTCCACGTCATCCGCCACTTCCTGCCTGCCATGATCGAGCAGGGACGTGGGGTCGTCGTCAACTTCAGTTCCGGCTGGGGCCGCTCGGTTTCTCCGGAGGTGGCGCCGTACTGTGCGACGAAGTTCGCCGTTGAGGGGCTGACGCTGGCATTGGCCGAAGAACTTCCACAAGGGCTGGCCGCCGTCGCGCTCAACCCGGGCGTGATCGCAACCGACATGCTTCGCAGTTGCTTCGGTCCGTCGGCAGAGCACTACCCGTCTCCCGAAGAGTGGAGCCAGCGGGCAGCGCCGTTCCTGCTCTCACTGGGACCGCAGAACAACGGTGAGTCGCTGACCGCTCCGGCATGA
- a CDS encoding multiheme c-type cytochrome, producing the protein MINNGTPRAGNAAVAIMVLLAVVVLAAAGFLFFGFSVGTSSAPVRVPPGGATSTAEPVKPLLEGWNEPAAAIVLTGEQHGYIEPCGCSENQSGGLARRADLVRQLREDREWPVTAFDLGGALRGDRVGRAQELMKFEFTRDAQAIMQYAAAALGREEAQLGADTLFQIHSQEAADNEQTPPFVAANLTLYGARDIGTPLEYRVVEVGDVRIAVTAVFGESTREATFPGGVGPDQLLIDLEPPTEALARVVPAMKAEEPDIMLLLSHADGDESRQLAEQFPDFQIVVTAEGPEDPLPRPEMIGETMLLQVGQKGKHAGVVGYYPDAEEPLKFELVEIDQQRFEEVDAIHELMQHYQTRLEEQRPDLQEPPLDHPSGADFVGVETCARCHTKAYNIWKKSRHAHAYESLIIGRKGQEENWIPRNFDAECLACHVTGWDAQSAWRYDSGFVDKATTPHLAGQQCENCHGPGSQHSELELALLDGGAVTDEHIEQRRAMQLTREQARDRLCIKCHDLDNSPNFDFDTYWPKVEHKGKLN; encoded by the coding sequence ATGATCAACAACGGCACCCCCCGTGCGGGGAATGCAGCGGTGGCCATTATGGTCCTGCTTGCCGTCGTCGTATTGGCTGCTGCCGGGTTTCTGTTTTTCGGTTTCAGTGTCGGGACGAGCTCGGCGCCGGTCCGCGTACCCCCGGGGGGAGCGACGTCAACGGCGGAACCGGTCAAGCCTCTGCTCGAAGGCTGGAACGAGCCGGCTGCGGCTATCGTTCTGACGGGAGAACAGCACGGCTACATCGAGCCCTGTGGCTGTTCCGAGAATCAGTCGGGAGGACTCGCGCGACGGGCCGATCTGGTTCGGCAGCTCCGCGAAGATCGGGAATGGCCCGTGACGGCATTCGACCTCGGAGGTGCTTTGCGGGGTGATCGCGTCGGACGTGCTCAGGAGCTCATGAAGTTCGAGTTCACACGCGATGCTCAGGCGATCATGCAGTACGCGGCGGCGGCGCTGGGACGTGAAGAGGCGCAGCTCGGTGCGGACACGCTGTTTCAGATCCACAGTCAGGAAGCCGCCGACAACGAACAGACCCCTCCTTTTGTCGCTGCAAACCTGACGCTGTACGGTGCGCGGGACATCGGCACGCCGCTGGAATACCGCGTTGTCGAAGTGGGTGACGTCCGGATTGCGGTCACGGCGGTGTTCGGAGAGTCCACGCGTGAGGCCACGTTTCCCGGCGGCGTTGGGCCCGATCAGTTGCTGATCGACCTGGAACCGCCGACCGAAGCGCTGGCCCGGGTCGTTCCGGCGATGAAGGCCGAAGAGCCGGACATCATGCTGCTGCTCTCGCATGCCGATGGCGATGAGTCCCGTCAGCTGGCCGAGCAGTTTCCGGATTTTCAGATCGTCGTTACGGCGGAAGGTCCGGAGGATCCGCTGCCGCGTCCCGAAATGATCGGTGAGACGATGTTGCTGCAGGTCGGCCAGAAGGGGAAGCATGCCGGTGTGGTCGGCTACTATCCTGACGCCGAAGAGCCGCTGAAATTCGAACTGGTGGAGATTGATCAGCAGCGGTTCGAAGAAGTGGACGCGATCCACGAACTGATGCAGCATTACCAGACCCGGCTGGAAGAGCAACGGCCCGATCTGCAGGAGCCTCCCCTCGATCATCCGAGCGGTGCCGACTTCGTGGGAGTGGAAACCTGTGCCCGCTGTCACACCAAGGCGTACAACATCTGGAAGAAATCTCGGCACGCCCATGCCTACGAGAGTCTGATCATCGGCCGTAAAGGGCAGGAAGAGAACTGGATCCCCCGCAACTTCGACGCCGAGTGCCTGGCCTGCCACGTGACCGGCTGGGATGCTCAGTCGGCCTGGCGGTACGACAGCGGCTTCGTGGACAAAGCCACCACTCCTCACCTGGCTGGCCAGCAGTGCGAGAACTGCCATGGACCGGGTAGTCAGCATTCGGAGCTGGAACTGGCGCTACTGGACGGCGGCGCGGTGACGGATGAACACATCGAGCAGCGACGGGCCATGCAGCTGACTCGCGAACAGGCACGGGATCGACTCTGTATCAAGTGCCACGATCTCGACAACAGTCCCAACTTTGACTTCGACACGTACTGGCCCAAGGTCGAGCACAAGGGAAAGCTCAACTGA
- a CDS encoding DUF1573 domain-containing protein produces MKFGIRSSTVGGALLTLLMTGMFVVTGCSDPVSVSESAAGENDKPDVPSDLPFEIPEEGPYAKVEVEELEHNFDRMLLGESGNHVFLFKNVGEAPLKLAKGRTQCKCTLSDLARNEIPPGEVGEVELTWTPVSAASEFTKQAQILTNDPDQPIVTLTITGGVFERVVVEPGKTWTLGVIPENDTARFDGLIFSQLDDDMEIESVETSNDALTITYEKLSDEQLERVDGLSGFRILGELEPRVDIGRFTETFSIKTNLEDVEPLDLSVTGNRIGPFSIVGPNWYAGRTLIDLGKAESDKGKKSTLSIFISPFGETLKFFDIETDPEFLKVSLNKDENFQSESRERYILTIEVPPGAQSGAWRMPDAGTIRVKSNHPEVPSFEFNVELSLE; encoded by the coding sequence ATGAAGTTTGGAATCCGGTCGTCGACTGTCGGGGGGGCCTTGCTGACTCTCCTGATGACGGGAATGTTCGTGGTGACTGGCTGCAGTGACCCGGTGAGCGTGTCGGAATCGGCCGCCGGCGAGAATGACAAGCCGGACGTTCCTTCGGATCTTCCCTTCGAGATCCCTGAAGAAGGTCCGTACGCCAAAGTCGAGGTCGAGGAACTCGAGCACAATTTCGACCGGATGCTGCTCGGCGAGAGCGGCAATCATGTGTTCCTGTTCAAGAATGTCGGCGAGGCACCGCTGAAGCTCGCCAAGGGGCGGACGCAGTGCAAATGCACATTGAGCGACCTGGCCCGGAACGAAATCCCGCCCGGCGAGGTTGGCGAAGTCGAACTGACCTGGACCCCCGTGTCGGCGGCCAGCGAGTTCACCAAGCAGGCGCAGATCCTCACGAACGATCCGGATCAGCCGATTGTTACGCTGACAATCACCGGCGGTGTGTTCGAACGGGTCGTGGTCGAACCGGGGAAAACCTGGACACTGGGCGTCATTCCCGAGAACGACACGGCCCGATTTGACGGTCTGATCTTTTCGCAGCTTGACGACGACATGGAGATCGAGTCGGTCGAGACGTCGAACGATGCCCTCACGATCACCTACGAAAAGCTCTCGGACGAGCAGCTCGAACGGGTGGACGGGTTGTCCGGCTTCCGGATCCTCGGCGAACTCGAGCCCCGGGTCGACATCGGCCGGTTCACCGAAACGTTCTCGATCAAAACGAATCTCGAAGACGTCGAGCCACTCGATCTGTCGGTCACGGGAAACCGGATCGGCCCGTTCAGTATTGTCGGCCCGAACTGGTATGCCGGTCGGACGCTGATCGATCTCGGCAAGGCCGAATCGGACAAGGGAAAGAAATCGACTCTGTCGATCTTCATCAGTCCGTTTGGAGAGACCCTGAAGTTCTTCGACATCGAGACGGATCCGGAGTTCCTGAAGGTCTCCCTGAACAAGGACGAGAATTTCCAGTCCGAATCGCGGGAGCGATACATCCTCACGATCGAGGTACCTCCCGGGGCACAGTCCGGCGCGTGGCGGATGCCCGATGCCGGCACGATCCGCGTCAAGTCGAATCACCCGGAAGTCCCTTCGTTTGAATTCAACGTGGAACTGTCACTCGAGTAG